Genomic segment of Dehalobacter sp. 12DCB1:
CGTCTTTCCGTATTTTCATCTAAAGCATCAACGCTTAGGAACTCGCTAACGACCGCCCGAAAAGTCTGCGGGTCTTCCAGATGCGTATTATGCCCTACTCCGGAAATGGTCTGCTGGATGATCCTGGCATTTAAATGACTGAACTCCCGGCTGATTTTCTGGTATTTTGGATCAAGTTCACCGCTGACAAAGAGGACGGGCATCGTCAATTCGGCCACCCGGTCTTTCAAGCAAGGAAACGTTCCCTGACCGCTCGCCAGTAGTGTATTGGCAAGCGCATATGGTTCATTTTGCAGGCGGCGCTGCCTGATTTTCGCTCGGACTTTCTCGGGAAGCCGGGCTTGTGTTTTGAAAAGTTCCAAACCTGACCAATAGCTTTCAAACCATTCAATCCCGTTCTGCCGAATATCTTCGGCCAGTGCGGCATCATCTCTGCGCCGCTTCTCCCTGCTGAGCTCACCGTATTCCCCATAGGAAGCGCTTTCCATGATAAGTTTAGCAATTTCCCGGGGATATTGTAAAGCATAGGCCAGCGCAATCCGGCCGCCCATGGAATACCCTATCACGCTGTACTGCACCAGCTCTAACTGCTGCGTCAGATCATGCAGCGTTTCCAGCAGCATGGGAAGTCCGTACGGCTGAAGGGCAGACGGTTTTTCAGTACTGCCGTGCCCGGTCAGATCCACCAGGATCAACCGGAAGCCGGAAAGATCAATTTCGTCCCAGGTACCGAGGTTCTCTGAAAATCCGTGCAAACAGACGACCGGCTTCCCGGTTCCCCGTACTTCAAAGTGAATGTTTAGACCATTTGCGGTGATCATCATTTCCTATCATCCATCTTAGTCATTTTCTGACGGCAGCCGGGTATATTTGTCATGCAGTTCCTTGCTTAACTCCAGATCTATTTTTACTTCAATAAGCTTGATGCCTTGTGTGTTCTGAGCTGCTTGGAAACTGCGCTCAAATTCTTCATAATTTTTCGGTTCAAAATAAGCGATGCCATACAGAGCAGTTAACGCAGAAAAATCCAAGCCCGGGGGGGTTAAGAACAGCGTTTCAAAATATTTTTCCCGGCTCTGGGGCAAGTACCGAAAGATCCCCCCGCCGTTGTTATTGAACAATAGGATGGTTAGATCCAACGGGTGATTCTTGGCAATCTGAAGCCCGTTTAAATCATGGAAAAACGCAATGTCTCCGGTCAGCAGCACCGTCGGTTTACCGGCCGCCGCTATACCAAGGGCTGTAGAAACCATGCCGTCGATTCCATTGGCGCCTCTGTTTCCAAGCACCTTCAGGTCTTGCGCGCGGGCCTCCAGAAAATCATCAACATCGCGGACGGCCATGCTGTTGGCTGCAAAGAGCCTGGATTCTTGAGGCAGAAGATCTTGAAGCCTTTGAATCAAGGACCCTTCAAACAGTCCTTTTTCCTGTCTGGCTTGTCTTAGCTGCGCCCGCATTCTTTGTTGGTAAATGAGCCACCTATCCAGATATTCTCGGCTGCTGTTTTCGGTTTTGACCGACGCTGCAAAAAGTTTAGGTGAAGCCAGTACATAATGATTCGTGGAAAGTGCCGGGTTACGATAGTCAAATACTGCATCGGCCTGGACAAATAATGCGTCCTGATGCCGGGCCAAATACTGCTGAAGGCTTTTCGACACAGGTGTCTGTCCAAACTGGATGACATATTCCGGTTTTAATTCGTCTTTGACAGCATCTTCTTTTAGAAATGCCTGGTAGCTGTCCAGAATGACTCCACTTGAGAAGCCGCGGAAATTGGATAACGGATCGGCAAGTACAGGCGCTTTCAAACGTGCCGCTAGGGCCAGTACCTCTGTATGATAGTCGGCATACGCGTCGCCGCCGCAAACAATGATTCCGTTTTTATTGCTGAATGCTGCATCAAATTTCGGATGAACTTCCAAAGGCTCGGCAGGATGCGGATATGAAGACGGATTGTTGTGGCTGAGAGTTTCTCTGTGAAGCCTAAAAGCATCTCTGTGGCGGCCTGCTGTAAAATCAAGTTTGCTTAAATCCGGCACCAATGGTTCACGCAGCGGGATATTCACGTGGGACACGCCAAAGCTTCCCGTCATGGCGCTGCCGTAAGCTCTTTGCATAACTGCCCTGGCATAGCGGTACATCCGCTCATCTTCTTCGGGTAATGCCAGTTCCTCAAAAAAACGCGCATACTCTCCGTAAATCCTGGTCTGATCAATGGTTTGGGGCGCACCGGCCTGACGCAGTTCGGGCGGCCGGTCGGCCGTCAGAACAATCAGCGGAACTCTGGAATATTTGGCTTCTACCAGGGCCGGCAAATAGTGCGCTGCAGCAGATCCTGATGTACAAACCAGCACGACGGGTCTCTGCATTTCTTTGGCTGCCCCGAGTGCAAAGAAGGCTGCGGAACGTTCGTCAATACTGACAAAAATCTCAAATTGATGTTCTCTGAATAAAATTGCCAGCGGGGTAGAACGCGATCCCGGGCTGATCACAACTTCCCTTACGCCCAGCTGGTACAATTCATCCACCAGGGCCGCTATGTAATTCGTTGCTGCAAAAAAATCGGTCATCGTCGTACTATCCTCACCTTCATGCCTAACATATTTCAGAATCTCAAGCTTACAAGATTTCCAAAGTTAGAATCATAAGATTCCAGGATTGGATTTAAGGACATGGGGTTCAGGGTACCAAACCCTCCAGGATCGTCCTTAATTTATCGTTCGTCTCGACGTATTCCTCCAGACAATCGGATCCTTCCACGATCCCGCATCCCGTATACGCATAGACCATATTGTCCTGAATAAGGGCAGACCGGATACCGGCCACAAAAATGCCATTACCGTTCTGATCCATGATTCCCAAGGGGGCCGCATACATCCCCCGCTCGTGTTTTTCCTCTCTGGCAATAATGTCAAGGGCGGGTCCGACCGGATTGCCGCCAAGGGCCGGCGTCGGATGCAGACGGGTGACCCAGGCGGTTAAAAGACTGCGGTCTTTTGCCCCAAGACGGGTTTTTAGATGATAAAGGTTTTTCAGGGTCAGAATCCTTGTCTCGTCGATCCATACCTCAGCGCAGTATTTTTTCATGACATCGGCTATGGTATCCCGCACAATTCGGTGCTCATGCAGGTTCTTAGGGTCGTTTAGCAGGATCTCCATTTGAGTCCCCTCATCAATGGCGTTACGGGGAATTGTGCCCGCCAGGGCATAACTGATAATTTCATCGTCCGCTTTCTGTACCAGGATTTCCGGCGTAGCACCCAGAAAAGTCCGTCCTCCCTTCGCATACGCAAAAACAAAGCTGTCCGGATTTTTTTTCCGGAGGCTCTTGAGTACGCTCTCAACATGAACCGTCGCGGTACAACTGATTTTCACTTCTCTGGAAATAACCACTTTATCCACGTTCTTTAAGGATATTTCCTGTTTGACATTGGTGAATAATTCCTGCCACTGCGGGTAATCATCATCAGCGATCGTATAGGTATGGCGGACAGACTTTGTCTCCCTGTCCTCTAACCCACAAATTTCTTCCTCCGGCGCCTGCTCGGGATAGTATAAAAGCTGCTTGCCGTCCTTTTCAACATAATAGTACTTGAAAGCAATGGTTTCATTGCCAAGTCCAGCCCATTTGGGATCACGGACCGACTGAAAAAAGGTTCTGGCAGAAAACACCAGGTCGTAATTCTGATAACTTTCTCCTTCAGCAAAGGTTTTCCAGCGTATTGCCCCGATGATCAGTTCACCAGTCAGGGGATTATAAAAGAAAAGACGATCCTGTTTGTCAAAATGGGTCCAAAAAGCCAGAGGATTTTCTAATTTCATTTCTTTTTTTAGATACTTCAATTTTCCGTCTCCGCTTGTGCAAAATTAATTTCCTATAGTATTATCCTATATTTCCGGCGATATATATACTATTTTATCAAAAGGAGGAAAATTTTTCACGTAATCCGCAGATTTTTTATAAAAAACCCATGTTCAGCCCATAAACTGAAAAATTTTCAGATATAATAAACAACCCTAATCCGATGGAAGCTCGGACCAAGGCTGTTTAATCATCCAGTCATTTCATTCAGTTAATCGCTCAACATTATGTGCACGATTTACCCACGGATTCTGTCCAGGGTCTTTTTGGTTTCAAGTAGGAATCCGTCCGTACTGACAACCGTCTTTTCAGGAAGATCGGAAATCAGGGCCAGGTCTTTGGTCATAATTCCTGCTTCGATTGTCTGCAGGGAAGCGGCTTCCAACTGATCTGCAAACTCGATCAGATCTTTCAGTCCGTCGATCTCACCACGTTTTCTTAATGCTCCGGTCCAGGCAAATAGGGTGGCCATCGCATTGGTCGATGTTTCTTCGCCTTTGAGATGCTTGTAATAGTGACGGGTTACTGTCCCGTGAGCTGCCTCATATTCATAGCAGCCATCGGGAGATACCAGAACCGATGTCATCATGGCCAGACTGCCGAAAGCTGTTGCAATCATATCAGACATTACGTCCCCGTCATAGTTTTTACATGCCCAGATATATCCGCCCTCGGAACGGATAACGCGGGCCACTGCATCGTCAATCAGCGTGTAGAAGTACTCAATATTCGCATCGGCAAATTTCTGCTTGTACTCCGCATCAAAGATTTCCTGGAAAATATCCTTGAAGGTATGATCGTACAGTTTGGAAATCGTGTCTTTGGTCGCGAACCATAGATCCTGCTTGACATCAAGCGCATAGTTAAAGCAGGAACGCGCAAAACTCTCAATGGATTTGTCGACATTATGCATTCCCATAATGACGCCTTTGCCAGCAAAGTCAAAAATCGTTTGACGGTTCACTTCCCCAGTTTCACTGGTGAAAACGAGTTCCGCCTTTCCAGAGACCGGGACTTTGTATTCGACATTGCGGTAAACATCGCCATAAGCATGACGGGCAATCGTGATCGGTTTCTTCCAGGCAGAGACCATTGGTGTGATGCCTTTCACAACAATTGGCGCCCGTAAAACCGTTCCATCCAAAATCGCTCGGATGGTGCCATTCGGACTCTTCCACATTTCTTTCAGATTGTACTCTTCAACCCTTTGGGCGTTCGGCGTAATGGTAGCGCACTTTACGGCAACGCCATATTTCTTGTTGGCCATAGCGGCATCGATCGTAACCTGGTCATTCGTCTGATCCCGGTATTCCAGGCCAAGATCGTAATACTCAGTTTTTAAATCGATATAGGGCAGAAGCAAGATCTCTTTAATGGATTTCCAGATGATTCTGGTCATCTCATCGCCATCCATCTCTACCAGTGGGACGTTCATTTGGATTTTCTGCATTTTGTCCTCCTTAATATATCTAAAAATGTCTAAAATCGAAAGCTTTTGTCAATGACATAATTTCGACTGCTATTATACTATAAAATATTGCATTGATATACAAGCAAACACAAAGAATAATACAGAATTCATTTCTTCCATCTTCTATTGCTCTTGTCTTTCCGGCTCAATTCGGGTTTTATTTCCAAGCAGGAAAAATCCCTGAATAAACAGCAGCATACCGGTTACGATTAACATCCACTCAATTTTTATCACATCAGCTAAAGGACCAAATACCAGCATGCCAAGCGGCATCATGGAACTGGATATCATGGACAGAACACCGAATACCCTTCCCAGGAAATCCCCTTCTACCTTTTCCTGCAGCAAAACCATTGCCGGGACATTGAAGATGGGCATGGCGACCCCGATCAGGAACATAAAAAGAAGATAAATCCAAAAAACCGGAACAACCCCAAGCGTGAAAGTACATACGCCAATCATTAGCGCTGCCAAGGTCATCGTGTTAACCCGGTTTTTGAGGCCTCCCCACGATGCCATCCCGAGTCCGCCGATAACCATGCCAAGCGAAAATGCAACTTCAATTGCAGTCAGCCGCCAGACATCATTACCAAAACTGCGTGTGACCTGTAGCGGAGTTAAAAACGCAGAAGGTGCTGCCAGGAAAAAGAAAACAGCTGTAAATAAAAAGAAAACTTTTAAAAACGGATGATTTAGGACATACTGCATCCCTCCACGTAGATCACCAAAATAACTGACGGTTTGTTTCTGCAAAGCTTTGGCATGGGCCTGCACCCGTAAGAATACAAATAATACCGTCACAGCAATGGCAGCTGTGACCACATCAATAAAAAAGATGGTTTCAATTGCAGCTATGACCAACAATGCTCCGCTGATCATCGGTGATATCAGCATAACCAGCGATTGAATACTGCCGTTGATGCCGTTAACTTTGGTCAGCTTATCCTGCGGAACGAGCTGAGGTAAAAATGCACCTACAGCTGGCGTCTGGACCGCCGTTCCAAACGCACGCAAGGCAGCCATCACAAATAGAAGCCAGACAGTTTTGTAGCCCATTAAAAAAAGAATGGCCAGAATAAGGGTAACTGATGCGATCAGCGTGTCTGACAGCATGATCAGGTTTTTTCGATTATAACGGTCAGCCCAGACTCCGGCAAACGGAGAAAGCAAAAAAGTCGGCAAAAATCCGCAGATAATATAAACCGTCATCATCACGCCAGACTGCGTGTTTAAAGTAATGTACCACATTATCGCGTACTGGACCAGCGATGTCCCAAAAAGCGAGAGCGTCTGGCTTGTAATAAACAAAATGGTGTCTTTCTTCCAGTTGGCCACGTTCGGTAGTTCCGACATACTTGACGTATTTTCAAGATCAGGCATTACAGTGAGTTCTCCTATCTGTATGTATTTTTAACGCTTCTCACGTACTCCATACGCTGGTTAGGCAGCTATGGTATAATTATACTGTATTTCATAATCAAATTTAAACTAAAGGAGTATGTTTTTATGATGATGTCCCGCAACGTTCACGAGCCCCTTGTCCTCTGCCGGGAGGGCAAACAGGTTTAATAACCTTGAAACCCTCCAAAAGATTTTCCTGACCATTTTGTAGATTACCCATTCATAATTTGGATTAAAAATTTTGGAGGAATCATGAATAAAAATCGATTAGCTGCCTACGGGCTGCATGATTGTTTTGCGCAAGAAGCCACTTTATTTGAAGGTTTGTATTTGGCAAGAGTGATTGAACAGCACCGGGATTTCTATCAGGTCATCACTGAACGTGGTGAAATACTGGCTGAGGTATCCGGCAGATTTATGTACAACGCGATGAACACTGCAGATTTTCCGGCTGTCGGAGATTGGGTCATGATTGACCGCCTGGATGACCATTCCGGCAACGCGATCATTCACCAGGTGCTGCACCGCCAAAGTGCCTTTGAGCGAAAAGCCGCAGGCACATCCCTTGCGGTACAGATTGTCGCGGCCAATATTGATGTTGTGTTTATCTGCATGTCCCTGAACGATGATTTCAACCTGCGCCGGCTGGAACGCTATCTTGCCATTGCTTTTAACAGCATGGCAACGCCTGTGATTGTTCTGACCAAGGCAGACCTCTGTGTTGATCTGGATAGGAAGCTGCAAATAATTGCAGACGTTAGTGCCGGCACAGATGTCGTGGTCTGTTCGATTATGACAGAAAATGGTTACCAGGATATTTTAGCCTATATTACCAAAGGTAAAACGGTCGCATTTATTGGTTCTTCCGGTGTCGGAAAATCGACCTTGATTAACCGCCTGCTGGGCCGGGAATTATTAGCAACCCGGGAGGTTAGGGATGACGACAGAGGACGGCATACAACAACCAGCCGTCAGCTGCTGATGCTTCCGGATGGCGGCCTTGTGATTGACACGCCCGGCATGCGGGAGCTGCAAATTGAATCCGGTGATCTTTCCCAAGCCTTCGATGAAATCACTGAACTTGCCCAAAAATGCAGATTTAAAGATTGTTCCCACTCCACGGAACCCGGATGCGCGGTACAAAAAGCAATTGAAACTGGGTTGCTTCGGCAGGACCGGCTAAACAGCTACCAGAAACTGCAGAGAGAACTTGATTACGATGGTCTGAATTTCCGTCAGCTGGAACAGGAGAAGATCAAAAAAATGTTTGGCAGCAAAGGCGAAATGAAACAGGCCATGCGTCGGGTCAAGAACAAAAAAGAAAGATAATACGAGTACAAGTAGACTCAAACTGATTGGTTTCTCTGATGCAGAACAAGCACCTTTGACAAAAGGCGCTTGTTCTGCATTTGATATTTAACCAGCCGTTTACAGTGATCTTGATATATGCTCCAAAGTTACCCCAGCAGTAATTGTTTGCAGGGTGCTTGATTGGTAAAGCGTAGTCGGCAAGGCTACTGCTTCACTTGAAAGCGTTGCGACGAATAACATCATGGCGATAACAACAGATAATGCTTTTTAAAATTGAATCATGATAATTTGTTTATCTCCTCTTTCCGTCTGAATTTCTGTCTATACACAGAAAAAATTTGGAGTTTCTTCCAAATTATTTCAAGTATACACCTCGTCCAACTGTTTATCTAGTTTTTTGGCGTAATTTTCTTCTCATTATCTGTATCATTCTTTGCTATATGTTGATGTTGTAGCAAATTGTTATGTGCAGTCTCAACCTGGAATATGACACATAGGATAATGGTATGAATATAAACCACGATGAGGTGTGTGCCATGATCGAAGCAAAAAGAAATGTTTTGTCCCCTTCCTATCTGAAAACCTTCAGCTGTATTGCCTCAGCCTGTGAGAATTCCTGCTGCTTAGGATTTACCATCCGAATCGATTCGGAAACCTTCAGCAAATACAAGGTGGAAGATGATCCCGTCATCCGCAAGTTATTTGAAGAAAATATTTATGTCATCCGCAGTTCGTCAGCAAAACAGGATTATATCACCATCAATCCGACCGAAGATTATCGTTGTCCTTTTCTCACGGAAGAAAAATTGTGTTTCCTGCAATGCCGAAGAGGAGAAGAATACTTATCCGAGATTTGCGCTTCCTTTCCCTGTATCACCAATATTTTCAACGGTGTCCTGGAAAAATCAGCGACTCTAGCTTGTCCGGAAGCGGCACGTCTGGCTCTGCTGCAGCTTGAGGGAATGGATTTAATCGAAGTTGAAGAACCCAATGATACCCGAAATTTTGTTTACAATTGTTTGAACACCAATGACAGGATATTCCAAAATAAACCTACAAAGTACCTATCTGAACTTAGAGAATTCACTTGGCGTATCCTGAAAGATAGAAGATACCATTTAGATGACAGAGTTGTTTTTCTTGGGGCCTTTATGAAGGAGGTTGATCGGCTGGAAAAAGCGCCTGATGTTGATAGAATCCCAGATCTCATTTTGAGCTACACAGCTCTTTTTACGGATGCTTCAGCAATGCAGGATATAACAGCTATTTCTGTTTCTCAGGCCTCACGCATTTCCCTGTTTCTACCTCCTACGATCCGTGTGATTCTTCCCTCAATTGAATCAGACCGGTATCTACGTTGCTTCAGTAAATTTTTAGAAGGAATCCGTTTTTATGATTCAACAAGTTATGCCCAAGTTGGTAAATGCTATGAAGAAGCCTATCAAAGGTATTACTCCCCTTTTATGCTTGAACATGGTTATATCCTGGAAAACTACCTTTTAAATTACGTTTTTATGAAGCTGTTTCCTTATGACTTGAATGGGAATTCAGTTTATTACTGTTACTTGCTGTTGGCAGTCAATTATGCCTTGCTCAAAATGCAGCTCGTTGGAATATCTGCTTATCAGCAGGAATTGAACGCTGATACTGCCATCATGGTGATTCAATCCTATACAAAAGCTGTCGAACATAAATACCCGATTCTTCATAACCTGATTCAAGTCCTCAAACAAAGCCATTTAGATTCTCTCGTCCATATCAAAGTTTTCGTGAAGGATTAAAGGTATCAAGACTAGCAATGGAAATATCGGATACTATATTCAAATTTCAATTAGAACTGAAGCACAATGAAAAAAAATGATGCAACAAGAAAGCACCTTTCTCCATAGGAAAGATGCGCTTAAACATTCTATTTGTTGTTCACAGCTTTATCTAATGTTAATCAATATATATTAAAATCAAATTACCTGAATTTCAGGATATCCCTTATCTCCGTAAGCAGGATTTCCTGTTTGGAAGGTTCAGGAGGTACTACTTCGGGAGCGGGCGGCTCTTCTTCTTTCTTTGTCCTGAATCTTATCAGCACTTTCAGCATAAAGAAGATGGCCAGTGAAATAATCAGAAAATCAACAATCGATTGAATGAATGCGCCATACCTGATCGCTGCTTCCGGTACACCGTCTGTAGCTTCCGTAATTACAATTTTCAGATTGGTGAAATTAATCCTTCCGAGCAAGAATCCGATAACCGGCATCAGTATATCATTAACTAGAGACGTGACAATCTTCCCGAAGGCACCACCAATAATTACGGCTACCGCCAAATCGACAACGTTACCTTTCATGATGAACTGTTTGAATTCGTTAACCATCGAACCACTCCTCTCTGTAACCATTATAATCAAACATACTGTCTTGCACAACGGTTCCTCACCGCTCTTTGCCAGCCAAAGAATATTATTTCAATATTCTAACAAACGCTGAACTGTACTGATCAATTCGGTCAGATCAACAGAATATTGCAAATAGCTTACTTGCTGGTTCCCTCTGTACTGTATTGTTTCATCCGTTTCTTTAACCATTAATGACGGCTGCATTGACGTCACAAGCAGCAAGATCCTGGAATCAGGCCATTGTTTGCGGCATTCAGCAATTAATGCTGACGTCTTCGGGCCACCCTCCCCATCCGGTGATTCGGCAATAACGACTTTGGGATAAATTTCAAAGGAGCCCATTTCATCGGAGCCTTGTAGCGCCCTTTTTAGGCCTGAAATCGTTATTACTTTTACCCCAGTGCTCAAAAGGGCCTGCTCCAACGGATAATTAAACAAATTATCTTCCAGTGCAATCAGGACGTCAGTCTCACTGTTTTTTTGGTTTGCCGCCGGGGGGAAACTCATTGAAAAGACAGCGCCACCATCTTCTCTGTTAAAAGCCGTAATTTCACCGCCATGATTATGTACGATAGCCCGAACAATTGGAAGTCCGAGACCGGTTCCCCTTTCTTTCGTGGTAAAAAACGGACGGAATAAATTTTTAATGGCTTCCGGCGTTAATCCCGGCCCGT
This window contains:
- a CDS encoding isochorismate synthase, whose amino-acid sequence is MKYLKKEMKLENPLAFWTHFDKQDRLFFYNPLTGELIIGAIRWKTFAEGESYQNYDLVFSARTFFQSVRDPKWAGLGNETIAFKYYYVEKDGKQLLYYPEQAPEEEICGLEDRETKSVRHTYTIADDDYPQWQELFTNVKQEISLKNVDKVVISREVKISCTATVHVESVLKSLRKKNPDSFVFAYAKGGRTFLGATPEILVQKADDEIISYALAGTIPRNAIDEGTQMEILLNDPKNLHEHRIVRDTIADVMKKYCAEVWIDETRILTLKNLYHLKTRLGAKDRSLLTAWVTRLHPTPALGGNPVGPALDIIAREEKHERGMYAAPLGIMDQNGNGIFVAGIRSALIQDNMVYAYTGCGIVEGSDCLEEYVETNDKLRTILEGLVP
- the rsgA gene encoding ribosome small subunit-dependent GTPase A, with product MNKNRLAAYGLHDCFAQEATLFEGLYLARVIEQHRDFYQVITERGEILAEVSGRFMYNAMNTADFPAVGDWVMIDRLDDHSGNAIIHQVLHRQSAFERKAAGTSLAVQIVAANIDVVFICMSLNDDFNLRRLERYLAIAFNSMATPVIVLTKADLCVDLDRKLQIIADVSAGTDVVVCSIMTENGYQDILAYITKGKTVAFIGSSGVGKSTLINRLLGRELLATREVRDDDRGRHTTTSRQLLMLPDGGLVIDTPGMRELQIESGDLSQAFDEITELAQKCRFKDCSHSTEPGCAVQKAIETGLLRQDRLNSYQKLQRELDYDGLNFRQLEQEKIKKMFGSKGEMKQAMRRVKNKKER
- the menH gene encoding 2-succinyl-6-hydroxy-2,4-cyclohexadiene-1-carboxylate synthase; its protein translation is MMITANGLNIHFEVRGTGKPVVCLHGFSENLGTWDEIDLSGFRLILVDLTGHGSTEKPSALQPYGLPMLLETLHDLTQQLELVQYSVIGYSMGGRIALAYALQYPREIAKLIMESASYGEYGELSREKRRRDDAALAEDIRQNGIEWFESYWSGLELFKTQARLPEKVRAKIRQRRLQNEPYALANTLLASGQGTFPCLKDRVAELTMPVLFVSGELDPKYQKISREFSHLNARIIQQTISGVGHNTHLEDPQTFRAVVSEFLSVDALDENTERRNKNSGKRI
- a CDS encoding MFS transporter — translated: MPDLENTSSMSELPNVANWKKDTILFITSQTLSLFGTSLVQYAIMWYITLNTQSGVMMTVYIICGFLPTFLLSPFAGVWADRYNRKNLIMLSDTLIASVTLILAILFLMGYKTVWLLFVMAALRAFGTAVQTPAVGAFLPQLVPQDKLTKVNGINGSIQSLVMLISPMISGALLVIAAIETIFFIDVVTAAIAVTVLFVFLRVQAHAKALQKQTVSYFGDLRGGMQYVLNHPFLKVFFLFTAVFFFLAAPSAFLTPLQVTRSFGNDVWRLTAIEVAFSLGMVIGGLGMASWGGLKNRVNTMTLAALMIGVCTFTLGVVPVFWIYLLFMFLIGVAMPIFNVPAMVLLQEKVEGDFLGRVFGVLSMISSSMMPLGMLVFGPLADVIKIEWMLIVTGMLLFIQGFFLLGNKTRIEPERQEQ
- the mscL gene encoding large-conductance mechanosensitive channel protein MscL, whose amino-acid sequence is MVNEFKQFIMKGNVVDLAVAVIIGGAFGKIVTSLVNDILMPVIGFLLGRINFTNLKIVITEATDGVPEAAIRYGAFIQSIVDFLIISLAIFFMLKVLIRFRTKKEEEPPAPEVVPPEPSKQEILLTEIRDILKFR
- the menD gene encoding 2-succinyl-5-enolpyruvyl-6-hydroxy-3-cyclohexene-1-carboxylic-acid synthase, whose product is MTDFFAATNYIAALVDELYQLGVREVVISPGSRSTPLAILFREHQFEIFVSIDERSAAFFALGAAKEMQRPVVLVCTSGSAAAHYLPALVEAKYSRVPLIVLTADRPPELRQAGAPQTIDQTRIYGEYARFFEELALPEEDERMYRYARAVMQRAYGSAMTGSFGVSHVNIPLREPLVPDLSKLDFTAGRHRDAFRLHRETLSHNNPSSYPHPAEPLEVHPKFDAAFSNKNGIIVCGGDAYADYHTEVLALAARLKAPVLADPLSNFRGFSSGVILDSYQAFLKEDAVKDELKPEYVIQFGQTPVSKSLQQYLARHQDALFVQADAVFDYRNPALSTNHYVLASPKLFAASVKTENSSREYLDRWLIYQQRMRAQLRQARQEKGLFEGSLIQRLQDLLPQESRLFAANSMAVRDVDDFLEARAQDLKVLGNRGANGIDGMVSTALGIAAAGKPTVLLTGDIAFFHDLNGLQIAKNHPLDLTILLFNNNGGGIFRYLPQSREKYFETLFLTPPGLDFSALTALYGIAYFEPKNYEEFERSFQAAQNTQGIKLIEVKIDLELSKELHDKYTRLPSEND
- a CDS encoding NADP-dependent isocitrate dehydrogenase — its product is MQKIQMNVPLVEMDGDEMTRIIWKSIKEILLLPYIDLKTEYYDLGLEYRDQTNDQVTIDAAMANKKYGVAVKCATITPNAQRVEEYNLKEMWKSPNGTIRAILDGTVLRAPIVVKGITPMVSAWKKPITIARHAYGDVYRNVEYKVPVSGKAELVFTSETGEVNRQTIFDFAGKGVIMGMHNVDKSIESFARSCFNYALDVKQDLWFATKDTISKLYDHTFKDIFQEIFDAEYKQKFADANIEYFYTLIDDAVARVIRSEGGYIWACKNYDGDVMSDMIATAFGSLAMMTSVLVSPDGCYEYEAAHGTVTRHYYKHLKGEETSTNAMATLFAWTGALRKRGEIDGLKDLIEFADQLEAASLQTIEAGIMTKDLALISDLPEKTVVSTDGFLLETKKTLDRIRG
- the fliB gene encoding flagellin lysine-N-methylase translates to MIEAKRNVLSPSYLKTFSCIASACENSCCLGFTIRIDSETFSKYKVEDDPVIRKLFEENIYVIRSSSAKQDYITINPTEDYRCPFLTEEKLCFLQCRRGEEYLSEICASFPCITNIFNGVLEKSATLACPEAARLALLQLEGMDLIEVEEPNDTRNFVYNCLNTNDRIFQNKPTKYLSELREFTWRILKDRRYHLDDRVVFLGAFMKEVDRLEKAPDVDRIPDLILSYTALFTDASAMQDITAISVSQASRISLFLPPTIRVILPSIESDRYLRCFSKFLEGIRFYDSTSYAQVGKCYEEAYQRYYSPFMLEHGYILENYLLNYVFMKLFPYDLNGNSVYYCYLLLAVNYALLKMQLVGISAYQQELNADTAIMVIQSYTKAVEHKYPILHNLIQVLKQSHLDSLVHIKVFVKD